In Armatimonadota bacterium, a single genomic region encodes these proteins:
- the argH gene encoding argininosuccinate lyase — MKKLWGGAFSESTADLVDRFGQSIKTDLHFWQEDLIGSVAHARMLGETGIISKEEAKILIDGLEKIHEEGPRALDVDVEDVHTAIELRLKEIVGDVAGKLHTARSRNDQVATAARLFLHNELLIVLDLIKSLQGVLLEQATEHKEALMPGYTHQQHAQPITLGFHLMGHFWGLQRNGWRAERLFELANYSPLGAAALAGTGFPIDRHMTSQELGFTAPIPNALDATSDRSFILDALHVCALIMIDLSRIAQELVLWSGREFGFVKLHDSVTTGSSIMPQKRNPDMAELIRGRTGRVIANWVTMATVMKGLPLGYNRDTQEDKPPLFDSLGKIKDSLQLIQLQLESCEWQLETMANSTRGDFSTATDLADFLATSGMPFREAHEVVGRVVIGCNERGITLEELTESNLKEIAPEIPCEALNVLKPEDSVRRRESYGGPGPKAMSVQLDLAKVLHSDRGFSKIA, encoded by the coding sequence ATGAAGAAACTTTGGGGCGGGGCATTTAGCGAGTCCACCGCTGATCTTGTTGATCGATTTGGACAGTCCATCAAGACCGACTTGCACTTTTGGCAAGAGGATCTGATCGGCAGCGTTGCCCACGCGCGGATGCTCGGCGAGACCGGGATTATTTCGAAAGAAGAAGCCAAGATTCTCATTGACGGCCTCGAGAAAATCCACGAAGAGGGTCCTCGGGCGTTAGACGTCGATGTTGAAGACGTTCACACCGCGATCGAATTGAGGCTGAAGGAAATCGTTGGTGATGTTGCCGGGAAGCTCCATACGGCTCGGTCGAGAAACGACCAAGTCGCCACCGCAGCCCGACTCTTCCTGCACAACGAACTGCTCATTGTTCTCGACCTCATCAAGTCGCTTCAAGGCGTCCTCCTCGAGCAAGCAACCGAACACAAAGAGGCACTGATGCCGGGGTACACCCACCAGCAGCACGCTCAGCCGATCACTCTTGGATTCCACCTCATGGGCCATTTCTGGGGGCTTCAGCGGAACGGCTGGCGCGCCGAACGGTTGTTTGAGCTTGCAAACTATTCGCCTTTAGGAGCAGCCGCTCTGGCAGGAACCGGATTTCCGATCGACCGGCACATGACCTCACAGGAGCTCGGCTTTACTGCTCCGATCCCTAATGCTCTGGACGCGACCTCAGATCGCTCTTTCATCTTGGATGCGCTTCACGTCTGCGCGCTCATCATGATCGACCTCAGCCGAATTGCCCAAGAGCTTGTGCTCTGGTCGGGACGCGAATTCGGCTTCGTCAAGCTTCACGATTCTGTGACCACTGGCTCCTCGATCATGCCCCAGAAGCGAAATCCGGACATGGCCGAGCTGATCCGTGGTCGGACCGGACGGGTCATCGCCAACTGGGTGACGATGGCAACCGTCATGAAGGGTCTGCCGCTCGGCTACAACCGAGACACTCAGGAAGATAAACCACCACTGTTTGACTCGCTCGGCAAAATCAAAGATTCGCTCCAGCTCATCCAACTCCAACTCGAAAGTTGCGAGTGGCAGTTAGAGACGATGGCCAACTCAACACGCGGAGATTTCTCAACCGCGACCGATCTGGCGGACTTCCTGGCAACGAGCGGCATGCCGTTCCGAGAGGCTCACGAAGTAGTCGGAAGGGTCGTCATCGGATGCAACGAGCGGGGCATCACCCTGGAAGAGTTGACGGAGAGCAACCTCAAAGAAATCGCTCCTGAGATTCCCTGCGAAGCTCTAAACGTGTTGAAGCCAGAGGACAGCGTTCGGCGCCGAGAATCCTATGGCGGACCCGGTCCGAAAGCAATGTCAGTCCAGCTCGACCTAGCAAAAGTGCTCCACAGCGACCGAGGATTCTCAAAGATCGCCTAG
- a CDS encoding sulfite exporter TauE/SafE family protein, whose protein sequence is MLILAYFLIVLTGVSFGLIGAGGAILIVPILVYMMGIESGAATGYALPISLLVSGTGAWIARKQGQVDLARAVQFGVPTALSTFATRKLLVPQLPATLLGLPKSSALMFGFALILVGASVSMFFSNRVKSHEDSHPWTGTVLGLGVGVISGLFGIGGGFMIVPILAVFFGIDMKKAVGTSLTAVVMITFLGFVAEFLNHPQLPWAFLGGVTACAASGMVVGSVLRERVDSAGLRAGFKWFVLAVAVMVVGLELWKLGSVPGF, encoded by the coding sequence GTGCTGATTCTTGCCTATTTCTTAATCGTTCTGACCGGAGTCTCATTTGGTCTGATCGGGGCGGGCGGCGCGATCTTGATTGTTCCGATTTTGGTGTACATGATGGGCATCGAATCTGGAGCGGCAACGGGCTATGCACTCCCAATTAGCCTCCTTGTCAGCGGGACTGGGGCTTGGATTGCCCGGAAGCAGGGGCAGGTGGACTTGGCTCGGGCGGTGCAGTTCGGAGTACCGACGGCACTTTCGACATTTGCGACTCGGAAGCTGTTGGTTCCGCAACTTCCAGCAACCCTGCTAGGTTTACCGAAATCGAGCGCATTGATGTTTGGGTTTGCGCTGATCTTGGTGGGGGCGTCGGTTTCGATGTTCTTCTCGAACCGAGTGAAGTCGCATGAGGACTCCCATCCCTGGACAGGAACTGTTTTGGGTCTTGGAGTCGGGGTAATTTCGGGGCTGTTTGGGATCGGGGGCGGGTTTATGATCGTTCCGATTCTGGCGGTTTTCTTTGGCATTGATATGAAGAAGGCGGTGGGGACTTCGTTGACCGCGGTGGTGATGATTACTTTTCTTGGTTTTGTAGCGGAGTTTTTGAACCATCCGCAGTTGCCTTGGGCTTTCCTAGGTGGGGTGACGGCTTGCGCGGCTTCTGGGATGGTTGTTGGCTCCGTGCTTCGGGAGCGGGTGGATAGTGCGGGGCTGCGGGCGGGGTTCAAATGGTTCGTTTTAGCGGTTGCCGTGATGGTAGTTGGGTTGGAGCTTTGGAAGCTGGGTTCGGTTCCTGGGTTTTGA
- a CDS encoding caspase family protein: MRQKQVRWLLFAILTWVATLGLAQAPTPGRELPLVQPHRRALIIGAADYQHLSKLNYPGSDARRFREELISSYRFTPDSIQLISNEPEANAKPTSEGIRDSLEKLLKDPTLNKGDLFILFFSGHGMGTPKGDYLCPVDATAANIEQTGVPVQEIVGKFVSAGLRNVLVITDACRAGDKNDFGTELIELGKKSNIAILLGCEPGTKSYESPKLKSGVFTHFLIRALENKTLRSSMGSLWASSVATSVAKNAFGYTQPDYGNSAQKPTAWTDESKDILLGAFPSEITTRFSLKAIEEEAGKSDPARYSDALLEHATNFAAAGNYEQAIPALKVVESISPDNLSAKFLLACSLLGTGRYGESERLYREIRIAGNETYSPLATLWTPSRSVAPLDRVEAAQQLVRTYAPSEDILVTVWGSMRAYASGSEVTNFCRSILPSTDPNSMIHFILKADLAIGEGKVDEAILAYQTADLCPPTTYVNRYLVRILHSRLLGDLDRYDALISLLKEPFDAGPHQATWLASSAWGLRRAGDIKGSVETAQRAAKTKGLLGDAACLSVQMAGVEAGSLAADLALRLKESPFDWKLRYAALFSEAMQKQDPNLVANAFTEVQKYCDDPVNLLLQVYELNDAIFEDAIENHGAETSVRSDFDNSIYKQWIGLIDKFGTSESLWNKLGITALRLGEGPRIFNLMQTLTGESAVKGRLGNLYYQTRYLLANAAEDIDAMRQCVLAAGVMESDRIDMKWSFAAHLTMVGQYKEAAELTKGLPGGSFMIGPMREVVLAGSKFKSGDKNAFEAILKTEVEHEVQAVAKQIAAVILAQNGRAKEVEKILAEANPNGKVTNQSASIHCVAEYAKLLQKEKRTKEQDDLAYRSSTANIGNPILAAIPFSTPVTVPAELDLIWVGEDFADEKNPTHTLQIDGFGAGSATLKLTSKPDDTVTGTLQIDKGETYTITGKVDPLGNLRASATTGGQSAQLLAKLLPAARIKDQALVLRLPNHKQFQLVIKQKSQ, from the coding sequence GTGCGTCAGAAACAGGTGCGTTGGCTTCTTTTCGCGATCCTCACCTGGGTCGCCACACTCGGCTTGGCCCAAGCCCCCACGCCGGGTCGCGAACTTCCGCTGGTTCAACCCCACCGTCGTGCCCTGATCATCGGAGCCGCCGATTATCAACATCTTTCAAAGCTCAACTATCCAGGGTCAGACGCCAGACGTTTCCGCGAAGAACTGATCTCCAGCTACCGATTCACTCCTGATTCGATCCAACTCATTTCTAACGAGCCCGAAGCGAACGCCAAACCAACGTCTGAGGGCATTCGCGACTCTCTCGAAAAGCTCCTCAAAGACCCCACTCTGAACAAGGGGGACCTCTTCATCCTGTTTTTCAGCGGGCACGGTATGGGAACCCCAAAAGGCGACTACCTCTGCCCGGTCGATGCAACGGCCGCCAATATCGAGCAAACCGGTGTTCCGGTTCAGGAGATCGTGGGCAAGTTTGTCAGCGCCGGACTCCGAAATGTCCTCGTCATCACCGACGCCTGCCGCGCGGGTGACAAAAATGACTTCGGGACAGAGCTTATCGAGCTCGGCAAGAAGAGCAATATCGCCATCCTCCTCGGCTGCGAACCCGGAACCAAATCTTACGAGTCTCCCAAACTCAAAAGCGGAGTCTTTACGCACTTCCTCATCCGCGCCCTGGAAAACAAAACCCTTCGCAGCTCAATGGGCTCGCTTTGGGCAAGTTCCGTAGCCACGAGCGTCGCAAAAAACGCCTTCGGCTACACCCAACCCGATTACGGCAACAGCGCCCAAAAACCCACCGCCTGGACCGACGAATCCAAAGACATCCTCCTCGGTGCCTTTCCCAGCGAAATCACGACCAGGTTCAGCCTGAAGGCGATAGAAGAAGAAGCCGGCAAATCCGACCCCGCAAGATACAGCGACGCTCTCCTCGAGCACGCAACCAACTTCGCCGCCGCCGGAAACTACGAACAAGCCATCCCCGCCCTCAAGGTCGTCGAGTCCATTTCCCCCGACAACCTCAGCGCAAAGTTTCTCCTCGCGTGCTCCCTCCTCGGTACCGGACGCTACGGCGAATCCGAACGCCTCTACCGTGAAATTCGAATCGCAGGGAATGAAACTTATTCCCCCCTCGCCACTCTGTGGACCCCAAGCCGTTCCGTTGCTCCTCTCGATCGAGTTGAAGCCGCCCAACAACTTGTACGCACCTATGCCCCCTCCGAGGACATTCTGGTCACCGTCTGGGGCTCAATGCGGGCATATGCAAGCGGATCCGAAGTGACCAATTTTTGCCGATCCATCCTACCCAGTACCGACCCAAACAGCATGATTCACTTCATCCTTAAGGCCGATCTCGCCATCGGTGAGGGAAAAGTGGATGAGGCCATCTTGGCCTACCAAACCGCTGACCTCTGCCCGCCAACCACGTACGTTAATCGCTATCTGGTCAGGATTCTGCACTCGCGTCTACTCGGTGACCTCGATCGTTACGACGCCCTAATATCTCTCCTCAAAGAGCCCTTCGACGCCGGACCGCACCAAGCTACTTGGCTCGCCTCATCCGCCTGGGGTCTTCGCCGGGCTGGAGATATCAAAGGCTCCGTCGAAACCGCCCAACGAGCCGCTAAAACCAAGGGTCTGCTAGGAGACGCCGCCTGCCTGAGCGTCCAAATGGCAGGCGTCGAAGCCGGATCACTTGCCGCCGACCTCGCCCTACGCCTCAAAGAATCCCCCTTCGACTGGAAACTCCGCTACGCCGCCCTCTTCTCCGAGGCAATGCAAAAGCAGGATCCTAATCTGGTCGCAAACGCTTTCACTGAAGTTCAAAAATACTGCGACGACCCCGTCAACCTCCTGCTCCAAGTCTACGAACTCAACGATGCGATCTTCGAAGACGCCATCGAAAACCATGGCGCAGAAACTTCTGTACGAAGTGACTTCGACAACAGCATCTACAAGCAATGGATCGGCCTGATCGATAAATTTGGCACCAGTGAATCCCTCTGGAACAAGCTCGGGATTACCGCCCTTCGCCTCGGCGAAGGGCCACGAATCTTTAACCTGATGCAAACCCTCACCGGCGAATCCGCTGTTAAAGGCCGCCTTGGAAACCTCTACTACCAAACTCGCTACCTCCTCGCCAACGCCGCCGAAGACATCGACGCTATGCGCCAATGCGTCCTCGCCGCCGGAGTCATGGAATCCGACCGCATCGACATGAAGTGGTCCTTCGCCGCCCATCTGACGATGGTCGGTCAATACAAGGAAGCCGCCGAACTCACCAAGGGCCTTCCCGGGGGTTCCTTCATGATCGGTCCCATGCGCGAGGTCGTCCTCGCCGGGTCAAAGTTCAAAAGTGGCGATAAAAACGCCTTCGAGGCGATCCTGAAAACCGAAGTCGAACACGAAGTCCAAGCCGTAGCCAAGCAAATTGCCGCCGTGATTCTCGCACAAAACGGTCGCGCCAAAGAAGTCGAAAAAATCCTCGCCGAAGCCAACCCCAACGGAAAAGTCACCAACCAATCCGCCTCCATCCACTGTGTCGCCGAGTACGCCAAGCTGCTCCAGAAGGAAAAACGCACAAAGGAGCAGGACGACCTCGCCTACCGAAGCTCTACCGCCAATATCGGCAACCCCATCCTCGCCGCAATCCCATTCTCAACTCCCGTTACGGTCCCGGCTGAGCTAGACCTCATCTGGGTTGGCGAAGACTTCGCCGACGAAAAGAACCCTACCCACACTCTTCAAATCGATGGTTTCGGTGCCGGATCAGCCACCCTAAAGCTCACTTCCAAGCCGGACGACACCGTCACCGGAACCCTGCAAATCGACAAAGGCGAAACCTATACGATCACTGGCAAAGTTGACCCCCTCGGCAACCTCCGGGCAAGCGCGACCACCGGCGGCCAATCCGCACAGCTCCTAGCCAAACTCCTCCCCGCCGCCCGCATCAAAGACCAAGCCCTAGTCCTCCGCCTCCCCAACCACAAACAATTTCAACTGGTGATCAAGCAGAAGTCGCAGTGA
- a CDS encoding endonuclease/exonuclease/phosphatase family protein, with protein sequence MHFLSFGRTSRARAIWLLGIGALSSLGFAQLRVATWNVTNFTSTESTARKAAFQTAIFGSFQGRSMNPDVLVAQEMQGSASVTSFLAMLNSAPGQSGQWAAATPFLTTGDSDSAFFYRTNKVQFQSLANIAGDPRSTQRYDFKLLGYDASSTTNPLMSLYSSHLKSGTATGGSEESRRLFEARNIRTDAATQSAAGRNVLLGGDFNIGTSNDDSYRALIDASTTNNSGATVTNGRFHDPINSSFTSTGATVTWNNNNAYRFLHTQDPYGAGGMDDRMDFILTGSTMRDGKGLEYVGSTTAAYSTTTWNDPNHSYRAWGNDGTSFNSTINTTNNAMVGNTIAAAIRDSVGNSNPNNVGGHLPIFLDLKLPADLKVAQSSLNFGTALIGSTSQLSVDISNAVDAAIWGASGVQNSSFSLSLSGTGFTLPTGGTLAAGGSVAKLISMDTTSTGIRNAVLQITDNATGQMRTVNLSGIVAVPEPATMAALGLGVAGLLRRKRK encoded by the coding sequence ATGCATTTTCTTAGCTTTGGCAGAACTTCGCGCGCGCGAGCGATTTGGCTTTTGGGTATCGGTGCCCTCTCCTCGCTCGGTTTCGCTCAACTGAGAGTGGCAACTTGGAACGTCACCAACTTCACGTCGACAGAATCAACTGCCCGAAAAGCCGCCTTCCAAACCGCAATCTTCGGCTCATTCCAAGGTCGCTCGATGAACCCCGACGTCCTCGTAGCGCAAGAAATGCAAGGCTCCGCAAGCGTCACGTCATTCCTCGCCATGCTCAACTCCGCGCCCGGTCAATCCGGTCAATGGGCTGCAGCTACGCCGTTTCTCACCACCGGCGACTCCGACAGTGCCTTCTTCTACCGAACCAACAAAGTCCAATTCCAAAGCCTCGCCAACATCGCCGGCGACCCCCGAAGCACCCAACGCTACGACTTCAAACTCCTCGGCTACGATGCAAGCAGCACAACCAACCCTCTGATGTCGCTCTACTCGTCCCACCTCAAGTCCGGAACGGCCACGGGTGGATCCGAAGAATCCCGAAGGCTATTCGAAGCCCGAAACATCCGCACCGATGCTGCGACCCAATCCGCGGCCGGTCGGAATGTCCTTCTGGGCGGCGATTTTAATATCGGAACCTCCAATGACGACTCCTATCGAGCCCTCATCGACGCCTCAACCACCAACAACAGCGGCGCAACCGTGACCAACGGTCGATTCCACGACCCAATCAACAGCTCATTCACTTCAACGGGTGCAACCGTCACCTGGAACAATAACAACGCGTACCGTTTCCTCCATACCCAAGACCCCTATGGAGCGGGAGGAATGGACGATCGTATGGACTTCATTCTCACCGGAAGCACCATGCGCGATGGCAAGGGCCTAGAATACGTTGGCTCAACGACCGCAGCCTACAGCACAACAACTTGGAATGACCCAAATCACAGCTACCGTGCATGGGGCAACGATGGAACATCGTTCAACTCGACAATCAACACCACCAATAACGCAATGGTCGGAAATACGATCGCTGCCGCAATCCGAGATTCGGTCGGGAACTCCAACCCAAACAACGTTGGTGGACACCTTCCAATCTTCCTTGACCTCAAACTCCCTGCTGACCTGAAAGTCGCTCAATCTAGCCTCAACTTCGGAACCGCGCTGATCGGGTCAACCAGCCAGCTCAGCGTTGATATCAGCAACGCAGTTGATGCAGCCATCTGGGGTGCCTCCGGAGTCCAAAACTCATCCTTCTCCCTATCCCTGTCCGGTACAGGTTTCACCCTCCCCACCGGCGGGACCCTCGCGGCCGGTGGCTCGGTTGCCAAGCTCATCAGCATGGACACCACCTCGACCGGAATCCGAAACGCAGTCCTCCAAATCACCGACAACGCCACTGGCCAGATGCGAACCGTCAACCTAAGCGGAATCGTTGCCGTGCCGGAACCAGCCACCATGGCCGCTCTCGGCCTCGGTGTCGCAGGATTGCTCAGACGAAAGCGCAAGTAA